Proteins encoded in a region of the Phoenix dactylifera cultivar Barhee BC4 chromosome 3, palm_55x_up_171113_PBpolish2nd_filt_p, whole genome shotgun sequence genome:
- the LOC103708805 gene encoding uncharacterized protein LOC103708805 yields the protein MRDSPIDCNLGWPFMASSRPSRPTSKICQPKGKHDLWRRAQDYCGFKEPLLVYVIDNLARNLQVFDPRCKRSNKKRCHEPLVVSTSNDPSKFDLFLTNMGFARVSPQKPPSGLSNIPLSNVKRLRFALPAVSLTELVELTSQSRRSSKEHLKRRNYSLFRISFRGRRTWSVL from the exons atgCGGGATTCGCCAATTGATTGCAACCTGGGGTGGCCGTTCATGGCCTCGTCCAGGCCATCCCGACCTACTTCGAAAATCTGCCAACCGAAGGGGAAGCACGATCTCTGGAGACGAGCGCAAGATTATTGCGGCTTCAAAGAACCGCTTCTTGTTTATGTCATCGATAATCTGGCGCGGAACCTTCAGGTGTTCGATCCCCGGTGCAAGAGAAGCAATAAAAAACGCTGTCATGAACCACTGGTTGTTTCTACTTCTAATGACCCTTCTAAATTTGACCTATTTCTCACGAATATGGGGTTTGCGAGGGTTTCGCCACAGAAGCCCCCAAGTGGGTTGTCAAACATACCACTTTCTAATGTCAAGCGGTTGCGGTTCGCACTTCCAGCTGTTTCCTTGACGGAGCTGGTCGAGTTAACCTCGCAGTCGAGACGATCCTCGAAAGAGCATCTGAAAAGAAGAAACTATTCTCTGTTCAGGATTTCTTTCAGAGGCAGAAG GACCTGGAGTGTTTTATAA
- the LOC103708837 gene encoding tetraspanin-3-like, giving the protein MLRGSTGLIGVVNFITFLGSIPILAGGIWLGARANNTDCIRFLQWPIIIIGVTIMVISLMGFAGACYRISWLLRLYLFVMFFVIVALVGFIIFAFSVTDRGHGEVIMNRGFLEYQLNDYSGWLKDRVSDPGYWPKISACLRDAGACKGMAHYVRDPTTGMQMPESADMFYRRNLSPIESGCCKPPTSCGFTYVNETYWTPGGGGIAVPDTDCNQWNNDQRQLCYQCDSCKAGVLASIRHSWRKVSVINIVVLIVLVIVYVLGCAAFRNSKRIDNDEPFGENRMTKARPSRIQF; this is encoded by the exons ATGTTGAGGGGGAGCACGGGGCTCATAGGAGTGGTGAACTTTATAACGTTTCTGGGGTCGATTCCGATACTGGCAGGAGGGATATGGCTGGGCGCCAGGGCCAACAACACGGACTGCATCCGCTTCCTCCAGTGGCCTATCATCATCATAGGGGTGACCATCATGGTGATCTCGCTCATGGGCTTCGCCGGCGCCTGCTACCGCATCTCCTGGCTTCTCCGCCTCTACCTCTTCGTCATGTTCTTCGTCATCGTCGCCCTCGTGGGGTTCATCATCTTCGCCTTCTCCGTCACCGACCGCGGCCACGGAGAGGTCATCATGAACCGCGGCTTCCTCGAGTACCAGCTCAACGACTACTCTGGGTGGCTTAAGGACCGCGTCTCCGACCCTGGCTACTGGCCCAAGATCAGCGCCTGCCTTCGCGACGCCGGCGCCTGCAAGGGGATGGCCCACTATGTCCGTGACCCGACCACCGGCATGCAGATGCCGGAGTCCGCCGACATGTTCTACCGGCGCAATCTCTCCCCCATCGAG TCTGGGTGCTGCAAGCCGCCCACATCATGTGGCTTCACTTATGTTAATGAGACGTATTGGACTCCTGGAGGAGGAGGGATCGCGGTGCCCGACACTGACTGCAACCAGTGGAACAACGACCAGCGGCAGCTATGCTACCAGTGTGACTCCTGCAAGGCTGGGGTTCTTGCGAGCATCAGGCACAGCTGGAGGAAGGTCTCCGTGATCAACATTGTGGTGCTGATCGTTCTTGTGATCGTATACGTCCTTGGATGCGCTGCATTCAGGAACAGCAAGAGGATAGATAACGATGAGCCATTCGGAGAGAACAGGATGACTAAAGCAAGGCCTAGCAGGATCCAGTTTTAA
- the LOC103708797 gene encoding beta-1,4-xylosyltransferase IRX9-like produces the protein MSSFDRSKKRIQLWKKALLHFSVCFVMGFFTGFAPTNTASLFSGQLVSYRHIKNLGISAEPDKGLEKPVEPPSLNRSLLVKIPTGKDLPLESTPRDLLIVITTTRSGDRFQEAFLMRLAQTLRSVPPPLLWIVVQAHNDAPATAEMLRKSGIMYRHLTFKENFTDAKAEADHQRNVALGHIEHHRLTGIVHFAGISNIYDSRLFEEIRQIELFGTWPVAMVSANRKRVVVEGPSCRSSKVVGWPVGDLSYGIGTTNDRTSADPGTVGIASKPARINISGFAFNSSILWDPERWGRPTSMPDTSQDSFKFVQEVILEDETKLKCIPPNSSKIMLWHLHVPRVIPLPFHQKQNKR, from the exons ATGAGCAGCTTCGATCGATCCAAGAAGAGGATCCAGCTCTGGAAGAAGGCCCTGCTCCACTTCTCCGTCTGCTTCGTGATGGGCTTCTTCACCGGCTTCGCCCCCACGAACACCGCCTCGCTTTTCTCCGGCCAGCTCGTCTCCTACCGGCATATAAAGAATTTGGGCATCTCAGCCGAGCCCGACAAGGGCTTGGAGAAGCCCGTCGAGCCTCCCAGCCTCAACCGAAGCCTGTTGGTCAAGATCCCGACCGGCAAAGACCTCCCGCTGGAGTCAACTCCTCGAGATCTTCTGATTGTCATCACGACAACTCGGTCCGGCGACAGGTTTCAGGAAGCTTTCTTGATGAGGTTGGCTCAGACCTTGAGGTCGGTCCCTCCGCCGCTCCTCTGGATCGTCGTGCAGGCCCATAACGATGCTCCGGCGACCGCCGAGATGCTGAGGAAGAGCGGAATCATGTACAGGCATCTGACCTTCAAGGAGAATTTCACCGACGCCAAAGCAGAGGCCGATCACCAGAGGAATGTGGCGCTGGGTCACATCGAGCACCATCGGCTCACCGGGATTGTGCACTTCGCCGGAATCTCCAACATCTACGATTCCCGACTTTTCGAGGAGATTAGACAGATTGA GCTTTTTGGGACATGGCCAGTGGCGATGGTGTCGGCAAACAGGAAGAGGGTGGTGGTGGAAGGGCCTTCTTGCAGATCATCAAAGGTTGTGGGATGGCCTGTGGGAGACCTCAGCTATGGCATTGGCACCACAAATGATAGAACCAGTGCTGATCCGGGCACTGTGGGCATTGCCTCAAAACCTGCAAGGATTAACATCTCAGGCTTCGCCTTCAATAGTTCGATACTGTGGGATCCCGAGAGATGGGGTCGCCCGACTTCCATGCCGGACACGTCGCAG GACTCCTTCAAATTTGTCCAAGAGGTGATCCTAGAGGATGAGACCAAGCTGAAATGTATTCCTCCTAACAGCTCCAAGATCATGCTGTGGCACCTCCACGTACCAAGAGTCATTCCTCTCCCGTTCCACCAAAAACAAAACAAGAGGTAA
- the LOC103711054 gene encoding LOB domain-containing protein 1 codes for MGSSDTTTFRHHPSSSPSSSPTSSPPPPPPVVLSPCAACKILRRRCVDKCVLAPYFPPTEPLKFTTAHRVFGASNIIKLLQDLPESQRADAVSSMVYEANARIRDPVYGCAGAICQLQKQVGELQAQLARAQAELVNMQAQNANLIALICMEMAQSQQPSTDSLIITSPYASQNDGFFLDDSSHGSLWEDPLWT; via the exons ATGGGGTCGAGTGACACCACCACCTTCCGCCAccacccctcttcctctccttcctcatctcccacctcctctcctcccccgCCTCCTCCCGTAGTGCTCAGCCCCTGCGCCGCCTGCAAGATTCTCCGTCGGAGGTGCGTCGACAAATGCGTGCTTGCTCCGTATTTCCCCCCCACCGAGCCCCTCAAATTCACCACCGCGCATCGAGTGTTCGGCGCCAGCAACATTATCAAGCTCCTGCAG GATCTACCAGAGAGCCAGAGGGCTGATGCAGTCAGCAGCATGGTGTACGAGGCCAACGCGAGGATCCGAGACCCGGTGTATGGTTGCGCAGGGGCCATCTGCCAGCTCCAGAAGCAAGTGGGCGAGCTCCAGGCTCAGCTGGCCCGAGCACAAGCCGAGCTCGTCAACATGCAAGCCCAGAACGCAAACTTGATCGCCCTCATCTGCATGGAGATGGCTCAATCCCAGCAGCCAAGCACCGACAGCCTCATCATCACCAGCCCTTACGCCTCCCAGAACGACGGGTTCTTCCTCGATGACAGCAGCCATGGCTCGCTGTGGGAGGATCCGCTGTGGACATGA
- the LOC103708821 gene encoding phosphatidylinositol transfer protein 1-like, whose translation MVQIKEFRIVMPMSLEEYEVAMMYTIMKMEQLNTTSKEGVEIVQNIPFEDELLGKGQYTSKIYHLQSKIPGWLKTVAPTSALTVQEESWSSYPKSKTAIKCPFFARCSLTIETVSKADNGCSENVHGLSNELLAARKVEVIDIASVSRDYWSKAIGTTKLDLSTFKSQRTGRGPLLKGWEDTCHPVMTAYKLVTVEAPIWGFGGRLEEAVLAAERALFWGCHKLCFAWIDEWFGMTMDQVCELERENDLLLNKRLQKSYSVSGKRDDKRKSLHGSKKIIEHPIKL comes from the exons ATGGTTCAGATCAAAGAGTT CCGGATTGTGATGCCCATGTCACTGGAGGAG TATGAGGTAGCTATGATGTATACCATAATGAAAATGGAGCAACTGAACACTACTAGCAAAGAAGGGGTGGAGATAGTGCAGAACATACCTTTCGAAGATGAACTGCTTGGAAAGGGCCAATATACATCAAAAATTTATCATCTACAGAG CAAAATCCCTGGTTGGCTGAAAACTGTTGCACCAACTAGTGCTCTTACTGTGCAAGAGGAATCCTGGAGTTCATATCCAAAAAGCAAAACAG CGATCAAG TGCCCATTTTTTGCTCGGTGCTCTCTAACTATTGAAACTGTCAGTAAAGCTGACAATGGTTGTTCCGAAAAT GTGCATGGCTTGAGCAATGAGCTACTAGCTGCAAGAAAAGTGGAAGTTATTGATATAGCTTCAGTTTCAAGGGATTACTGGAGTAAGGCAATTGGTACTACAAAGTTGGATTTGTCCACCTTCAAATCACAAAGAACAGGTCGAGGTCCACTTTTGAAAGGATGGGAG GATACATGTCATCCAGTCATGACAGCTTACAAATTAGTGACCGTGGAAGCTCCCATCTGGGGTTTTGGCGGTCGTTTGGAAGAAGCTGTCCTTGCG GCTGAAAGGGCTCTGTTTTGGGGATGCCATAAGCTCTGTTTTGCTTGGATTGATGAGTGGTTTGGGATGACTATGGACCAAGTGTGTGAGctggaaagggaaaatgatttATTACTCAATAAG AGGCTCCAGAAATCATATTCGGTGTCCGGGAAGCGAGATGACAAAAGGAAGAGTCTGCATGGCAGCAAGAAGATCATCGAACATCCAATCAAGTTGTAG